The following are from one region of the Noviherbaspirillum sedimenti genome:
- a CDS encoding CaiB/BaiF CoA transferase family protein: MAGPLQGMKIIEMVGLGPAPFCAMMFADMGAEVIRIDRPRAADPAAGDASRYDILARGRRSLAIDLKTPGATEAVLQLVEGADALIEGFRPGVMERLGLGPSVCQARNSRLVYGRMTGWGQHGPLAHAAGHDINYISLSGALHAIGRPEEAPVIPLNYIGDFGGGAMMLAFGVLCALLAARKTGEGQVVDAAMTDGSALLSTMMYGFKAAGEWNNRRGENLLDGGAHFYNTYACADGKYISVGAIEPQFYAQLMQQCGADDPAFDAQRDMHGWPMLRYRLADVFKTKTRVEWCALMEGTDACFAPVLDWDEAPHHPHNQARNTFVNIDGIVQPAPAPRFSRTPADIPQPPAAIGAHSEAILRDWGIAEEMIRQLKADQAI, from the coding sequence ATGGCGGGTCCATTGCAGGGAATGAAAATAATCGAGATGGTGGGCCTTGGACCAGCGCCGTTCTGCGCCATGATGTTTGCCGACATGGGGGCGGAAGTGATCCGGATTGACCGTCCTCGTGCTGCCGACCCGGCCGCTGGCGATGCCAGCCGGTATGACATCCTGGCGCGTGGGCGGCGATCGTTGGCGATTGACCTTAAAACGCCGGGCGCGACCGAAGCTGTCCTGCAGCTGGTCGAGGGGGCGGATGCGCTCATCGAAGGGTTCCGGCCCGGCGTCATGGAGCGTCTCGGATTGGGGCCGAGCGTCTGTCAGGCGCGCAATTCCCGGCTCGTCTATGGGCGCATGACTGGATGGGGTCAGCATGGCCCGCTTGCGCATGCGGCCGGTCACGATATCAATTACATCTCGCTGTCTGGCGCGCTGCATGCAATTGGCCGCCCCGAAGAGGCGCCCGTCATACCGCTGAACTATATTGGCGACTTTGGCGGCGGCGCCATGATGCTGGCTTTTGGTGTGCTATGCGCCTTGCTGGCGGCGCGCAAAACGGGAGAAGGCCAGGTCGTTGATGCCGCCATGACCGATGGCTCCGCGCTGCTGTCGACAATGATGTATGGCTTCAAGGCTGCCGGCGAATGGAACAACCGGCGTGGCGAAAATCTGCTGGATGGCGGAGCGCATTTTTACAATACCTATGCATGTGCCGACGGCAAGTATATTTCGGTCGGCGCAATCGAGCCACAGTTTTATGCGCAGCTGATGCAGCAGTGCGGGGCGGATGATCCGGCATTCGATGCCCAGCGCGATATGCATGGCTGGCCGATGCTGCGCTATCGCCTGGCCGATGTTTTCAAGACCAAGACGCGGGTGGAGTGGTGTGCGTTAATGGAAGGAACCGATGCCTGCTTCGCACCGGTGCTTGACTGGGATGAGGCGCCGCATCATCCGCATAATCAGGCGCGCAACACCTTTGTCAACATCGACGGCATTGTACAGCCGGCACCGGCACCGCGCTTTAGTCGGACGCCTGCCGACATACCGCAACCGCCTGCGGCGATTGGGGCGCATAGCGAGGCAATCCTGCGGGACTGGGGAATCGCAGAGGAAATGATTCGCCAGCTCAAGGCTGATCAAGCGATCTAG
- a CDS encoding acetate--CoA ligase family protein: MMMTNDPARHALETFLNPRSVALVGATDRSGWSRSTFCNLQDWGFGGRVHLVNKKGGQVHGRIATASCVGVDAAIDVALLMVPAAVIPDALDDIAEAGIANAIILASGFSESGAQGQARQAALMAHAKARKIRLLGPNTLGFLNVRKRAPVWTSRLPAPLLPGHVGIISQSGAMGGYIGKLAHQQGVGLSYLVATGNECDVDVALVLDYLVSDPHTKVVAMFIETIRDTAAFLAAVERARDAGKPLVILKVGTSELAVKAAQAHTGALIGDDKVFDSVCRDRGLIRVPSLEDMVITAGMLASTGRIKNQRLGVISISGGAGEIVADRAALEEVEIVTFSAETCARLGEIRPEFSACHNPFDITGAAILEPELFAHTIPIVAADPGVGMLAVVLDVPTTTDDYNPIVVKALEHIGNALRATEVPALVVNMITKPVTPMTREIAAKAELPFIIGGLNQTLFAIGRAFWWSSWIERHERQAATDAAGPAAASVRPHSEREALAYLDSQGVSVIPSFLAESQDAAVRAAAQINCAVALKIASPDIAHKSDVGGVRLNVSGAAAVADGFRRIMADVGNAVPAARLDGVLVSPMRSGGIELFVGVTRDPQWGPVIAVGLGGIWVEALKDSSLRLLPITPEVALDMLKELRGAKLLQGYRGARPADLVALGRTIAGIANAALALGPELLAFEVNPLRVEGDCVEALDALAVWRDTAGQEH; the protein is encoded by the coding sequence ATGATGATGACTAATGATCCCGCCCGGCATGCGCTTGAAACCTTTCTGAACCCGCGATCGGTTGCCCTGGTCGGTGCAACCGATCGATCTGGCTGGTCGCGTTCGACCTTCTGCAACCTGCAGGATTGGGGCTTCGGCGGGCGCGTTCACTTGGTCAACAAAAAAGGCGGCCAGGTGCATGGGCGGATCGCCACGGCTTCCTGCGTCGGCGTCGACGCTGCGATCGATGTCGCGCTGTTGATGGTGCCTGCCGCCGTCATCCCCGATGCGCTGGATGATATCGCCGAAGCCGGCATCGCCAACGCGATTATTCTTGCGTCGGGCTTTTCTGAGTCCGGTGCGCAGGGACAGGCGCGCCAGGCTGCGCTGATGGCGCATGCCAAAGCAAGAAAGATCCGTCTGCTTGGCCCCAATACGCTCGGTTTCCTCAATGTACGCAAGCGCGCCCCGGTGTGGACTTCCCGCTTGCCGGCGCCGCTATTGCCCGGTCATGTCGGCATCATTTCGCAAAGCGGCGCGATGGGCGGCTATATTGGGAAACTTGCGCATCAGCAAGGAGTCGGCTTGAGTTACCTGGTCGCAACCGGCAACGAGTGCGACGTCGACGTCGCGCTCGTGCTGGATTACCTGGTGTCCGATCCGCATACCAAAGTGGTCGCAATGTTTATCGAAACCATCAGGGACACTGCCGCATTTCTGGCGGCGGTTGAGCGCGCGCGCGATGCCGGCAAGCCGCTGGTAATTTTGAAGGTCGGCACCAGCGAACTCGCGGTGAAGGCCGCCCAGGCACACACAGGCGCATTGATCGGCGACGACAAGGTGTTCGATTCGGTATGCCGTGATCGCGGCTTGATCCGGGTACCGTCGCTCGAGGATATGGTCATCACGGCCGGCATGCTGGCCAGTACCGGGCGCATCAAGAATCAGCGGCTCGGTGTGATATCGATCTCCGGCGGCGCGGGTGAGATTGTCGCGGATCGGGCGGCGCTGGAAGAGGTCGAGATCGTTACATTCAGCGCCGAGACGTGTGCGCGTCTCGGCGAAATCCGCCCTGAATTTTCTGCTTGCCATAATCCGTTCGACATTACCGGCGCCGCCATTCTGGAGCCGGAACTGTTTGCGCACACCATACCGATTGTTGCGGCGGATCCCGGCGTGGGCATGCTCGCGGTTGTCCTCGACGTGCCGACCACGACCGACGATTACAACCCCATCGTGGTGAAGGCGCTCGAACATATTGGCAATGCGCTGCGTGCGACAGAGGTGCCTGCGCTGGTCGTCAATATGATCACCAAGCCGGTTACCCCGATGACCCGCGAGATTGCCGCAAAGGCAGAACTGCCCTTCATTATCGGCGGATTGAACCAGACCTTGTTTGCGATCGGCCGGGCATTCTGGTGGTCCAGCTGGATCGAGCGGCATGAACGTCAGGCAGCGACCGATGCCGCCGGTCCCGCTGCGGCATCGGTGCGGCCACATTCCGAGCGCGAGGCGCTGGCATATCTGGATAGCCAGGGTGTGTCGGTCATTCCATCGTTCTTGGCCGAGAGCCAGGATGCAGCGGTACGCGCGGCGGCGCAGATCAACTGTGCGGTGGCGCTCAAGATTGCCTCGCCCGACATCGCGCACAAGAGCGACGTCGGCGGCGTGCGCTTGAATGTGTCGGGCGCGGCTGCGGTTGCCGATGGCTTTCGCCGCATCATGGCCGATGTCGGAAATGCCGTGCCGGCAGCAAGGCTCGACGGTGTCCTGGTGTCGCCGATGCGCAGCGGCGGCATCGAGCTGTTTGTCGGCGTGACGCGCGATCCTCAATGGGGCCCGGTCATCGCGGTAGGCCTTGGCGGCATCTGGGTTGAGGCGCTGAAAGACAGCAGCTTGCGCCTTTTGCCCATTACCCCGGAAGTCGCGCTCGACATGCTCAAGGAATTGCGTGGGGCAAAGTTGTTGCAGGGATACCGGGGCGCCAGGCCGGCCGATCTGGTCGCGCTTGGCCGTACCATCGCCGGGATTGCCAATGCTGCACTTGCATTGGGCCCGGAATTGCTCGCCTTTGAAGTCAATCCGCTGCGGGTTGAGGGCGACTGCGTGGAAGCCCTCGATGCGCTGGCGGTATGGCGCGATACGGCGGGGCAAGAGCACTGA
- a CDS encoding LuxR C-terminal-related transcriptional regulator, producing MRTSPSVKIILVRAPAGFGKTTAMVQARLQLDAGGIDTAWLTLDASDNDASRFLTCLSAAVTKMTAPEFPIDLDAAQAANYSPGDIALGIIEKLASHASPFALFLDDFEAVKDPTVLRLVREILDNLPRRGQLIIGSRGLPDLGLGRLRARGQLLEIDIRQLRFSMKEAAEFLRQRRLLSLPEEDLSELYRKTEGWIAALWLASVALEKREGGSEFIARFSGSNEAVAEYLAEDVLARQPADMRDFLLKTSILHYLQPALCNALLPQTDSAAILRQLEAANIFLIRIEGEQDTYRYHSLFAGFLRNQLKRELPAELARLHSTASQWYESQGRPVLAIDHALEGENYERALSLLSLHAESLLEGGRMRLLTRWFDAIPEALLDFSPLLQVVRIWALCFTRGPWDAMELLERSECARTTDPHVLTHVLALRPMLLAMMDRNEEAFELGREALSRLPVSKPFPDCVLANEMAYIFSIMGQYHESHKLLDAARRSQADGASIFNKMYSESVEGIIDLEAGQLRQATARFRIAVGATHAASYAHTGGNAWAGVLYAGSLYEMNDLEEAEHLLHVYVPLAKDAGLADHMIIGYIMLSRIASYHGDIDLAFQTLTELEYLGHQRKLPRVVASAKLERSRLLLMQNNRQAARDELDRANNREVWEQVRRLRLPAQDLDYFALGELRWEIFCGDANKALSLLEAEIAQASGAMRHRRVLKLRLLRALALKQSGDQRAALAQISELLKITCAEGFIRLIVDEGAGAAHLVRQHVVQLQEESSQRRDPIFDEYLQRLLDGFGQSVITEAAETDLPMSATPKGLVEPLTAKEIRMMVLLADGYSNSALAEKLFVSDSTVRTHLRNINAKLNAHSRTEAVAIARRLGVIR from the coding sequence GTGCGCACGTCCCCATCCGTCAAGATCATCCTGGTCAGGGCACCGGCAGGTTTCGGAAAGACCACGGCAATGGTGCAAGCCCGCCTGCAACTGGATGCCGGCGGCATTGACACGGCCTGGCTGACGCTGGATGCCTCAGACAATGATGCATCGCGCTTTCTCACCTGTCTTTCCGCGGCAGTGACGAAGATGACGGCGCCGGAATTCCCGATCGATCTCGATGCAGCCCAGGCAGCCAATTATTCGCCGGGAGATATTGCGCTCGGGATCATTGAAAAACTGGCTAGCCATGCGTCGCCGTTTGCACTTTTCCTGGATGATTTCGAGGCGGTGAAAGACCCCACGGTCTTGCGACTGGTCCGGGAAATCCTGGACAATCTGCCGCGTCGGGGCCAGTTGATCATCGGCTCGCGCGGACTGCCTGACCTGGGCCTGGGGCGTCTGCGCGCCCGCGGGCAATTGCTGGAAATCGACATCCGGCAGCTGCGCTTCTCAATGAAGGAAGCGGCGGAGTTTCTGCGGCAACGGCGGCTGCTGTCGCTGCCGGAGGAGGATCTTTCCGAGCTGTATCGCAAGACCGAAGGATGGATCGCAGCCCTATGGCTTGCCTCGGTCGCTCTTGAAAAAAGGGAAGGCGGTTCGGAATTCATCGCCCGCTTCTCGGGATCAAATGAAGCTGTCGCGGAATATCTGGCCGAAGATGTGCTGGCCAGGCAACCCGCCGATATGCGGGACTTCCTGTTAAAGACGAGCATTCTGCACTATCTTCAGCCGGCACTGTGCAATGCATTATTGCCGCAAACCGATAGCGCTGCGATATTGAGGCAACTGGAAGCTGCCAATATATTCCTGATTCGCATTGAAGGCGAACAAGACACCTACCGCTACCACAGTCTGTTCGCCGGCTTCCTGCGCAATCAGCTGAAACGTGAATTGCCGGCCGAGTTGGCACGATTGCATTCCACCGCGTCCCAATGGTATGAATCACAAGGCAGACCGGTCCTCGCGATCGACCATGCTCTGGAGGGAGAAAACTATGAACGCGCGCTGAGCCTGCTTTCCCTGCATGCCGAAAGTTTGCTGGAGGGAGGCAGGATGCGGCTGCTGACACGCTGGTTTGACGCGATCCCGGAAGCACTGCTGGACTTTTCGCCGCTGCTCCAGGTGGTGCGGATTTGGGCATTGTGTTTTACCCGCGGCCCCTGGGATGCAATGGAATTGCTCGAACGGTCGGAATGCGCCAGAACGACCGACCCGCATGTGCTCACCCATGTGCTGGCGCTGCGGCCGATGCTGCTGGCGATGATGGATCGGAACGAGGAGGCCTTTGAGCTTGGACGGGAAGCGCTTTCGCGCCTGCCCGTTTCGAAGCCCTTCCCGGATTGCGTGCTGGCCAATGAAATGGCGTACATCTTTTCCATCATGGGACAATATCATGAGTCTCACAAGCTGCTGGATGCGGCACGCCGCAGCCAGGCAGATGGCGCCAGTATCTTCAACAAGATGTATTCGGAATCAGTCGAGGGCATTATCGACCTTGAGGCGGGACAGCTGCGGCAGGCAACCGCGCGCTTTCGGATTGCAGTCGGCGCCACCCACGCGGCATCCTATGCACATACCGGCGGCAACGCCTGGGCCGGCGTGCTGTACGCCGGCTCCCTGTATGAAATGAACGACCTTGAAGAGGCGGAACACCTGCTGCATGTCTACGTGCCGCTCGCAAAAGATGCCGGTCTTGCCGATCACATGATCATCGGTTACATCATGTTGTCGCGTATTGCGTCTTACCATGGCGACATTGATCTTGCTTTCCAAACCCTGACCGAACTCGAATACCTGGGACACCAACGGAAATTGCCGCGGGTTGTCGCCAGCGCCAAGCTGGAACGCTCGCGCTTGCTTCTCATGCAAAACAATCGGCAAGCAGCCAGGGATGAGTTGGACCGCGCCAATAATCGTGAAGTATGGGAACAGGTGCGGCGCTTGCGTCTGCCTGCGCAGGATCTTGATTATTTCGCGTTGGGCGAATTACGCTGGGAAATTTTCTGTGGCGATGCAAATAAAGCGCTGTCATTGCTGGAAGCGGAAATCGCCCAAGCATCCGGCGCCATGCGCCACCGGCGTGTGCTCAAGTTACGGCTTCTGCGAGCGCTGGCGCTCAAGCAAAGCGGGGACCAGCGCGCAGCCCTGGCGCAGATCAGCGAGCTGCTTAAAATCACCTGCGCCGAAGGCTTTATCCGCCTGATTGTTGACGAAGGCGCCGGCGCTGCGCATCTGGTGCGCCAGCATGTCGTGCAGCTGCAGGAAGAAAGTTCGCAGCGGCGCGATCCCATCTTTGACGAATATCTGCAGCGTCTTCTTGACGGCTTCGGCCAATCCGTCATTACTGAAGCCGCGGAAACCGATCTGCCGATGTCGGCCACGCCGAAAGGCCTGGTGGAACCGCTGACGGCAAAGGAAATCCGGATGATGGTGCTGTTGGCCGACGGTTACTCCAACAGTGCGCTGGCGGAGAAACTCTTCGTTTCGGACAGTACGGTACGTACCCACCTGCGCAACATCAACGCCAAACTGAACGCCCATAGCAGAACCGAGGCGGTCGCAATCGCACGCCGCCTGGGAGTGATCCGTTAG
- a CDS encoding enoyl-CoA hydratase-related protein — protein sequence MDDIQDLVATDGPLKVEFIGAHILLVTLNRPAARNAINGAIACALERVVRAVNADPELRVAILTGAGDGVFCAGADLKEIAAGRVGTLKTADGGFAGFVNARRNKPWIAAVNGLALAGGCELMLACDLVIAAESAEFALPEVSRGLIALAGGCYRLVRALPRAVALEMILTGERLDAGRAYHHGLVNRLVRADAVCQEAIRVAEKICRNAPVAVQESLNIARQSHDLTDEQLIALGDSARARLIKTEDFREGPRAFIERREPRWTGR from the coding sequence ATGGACGACATACAGGATTTGGTAGCGACTGACGGCCCGCTGAAAGTCGAGTTCATCGGCGCGCATATCTTGCTGGTCACGCTGAACCGGCCCGCAGCGCGCAATGCGATCAATGGCGCGATTGCATGCGCGCTTGAGCGTGTGGTCAGGGCAGTGAATGCCGATCCGGAGCTCAGGGTGGCAATCCTGACCGGGGCCGGCGATGGCGTGTTCTGTGCCGGCGCGGATCTGAAGGAAATCGCCGCCGGCCGGGTCGGCACACTGAAAACGGCGGACGGCGGTTTTGCCGGCTTTGTCAACGCCAGGCGAAACAAGCCCTGGATTGCCGCGGTCAACGGGCTGGCATTGGCGGGCGGCTGCGAACTCATGCTGGCATGCGACCTGGTGATCGCTGCGGAGAGCGCGGAATTTGCGTTGCCCGAGGTATCGCGCGGCCTGATCGCGCTGGCCGGAGGCTGCTATCGCCTGGTGCGCGCGCTGCCGCGCGCCGTGGCGCTGGAAATGATTCTCACCGGCGAACGGCTGGACGCGGGACGGGCTTATCATCATGGCCTGGTCAATCGCCTTGTGCGTGCCGATGCCGTATGCCAGGAAGCGATCCGCGTGGCCGAGAAAATATGCAGGAACGCTCCTGTTGCTGTTCAGGAAAGCCTGAATATTGCACGCCAAAGCCATGATTTGACGGATGAGCAATTGATTGCGCTGGGCGACAGTGCCCGCGCAAGGCTGATCAAGACCGAAGATTTCCGCGAAGGTCCGCGTGCCTTCATCGAGCGTCGCGAACCCCGCTGGACTGGACGTTAA
- a CDS encoding 3-(methylthio)propionyl-CoA ligase, whose product MSLLGDMINTPLLISSLLRQAASHHRHTEIVSRLDSGEHRTTYRDCESRSKRLAKALAKLGMVSGDRIGTLAWNDHRHLELYYGISGSGLVCHTVNPRLFADQVAYIINHGGDRLVFFDAGFLPLVESIAGQCPGVQAWVLLDQPGAPATPFQKNLLHYEALLAEQDDSYAWPSFDENSASMLCYTSGTTGDPKGVLYSHRATVIHAYVFALPDSANLSARDVIMPVVPLFHAKAWESPYAAPLVGAKLVLPGSKLDGASLYELMEKEGVTISVGVPTVWLSLLNHVKDNGLRFSSLKRLLVGGSSTPPAIVAAYAELGVELLQGWGMTETAAITTCTSPLALHKSLSPEEVRHRVNDNQGRIVAGAEMRIVDDENRELPWDGVASGHLQVRGPWIAERYYRHAESALVDGWLPTGDIAHIDADGYMKITDRSKDVVKSGGEWISSIDIENVAAAHPAVQLVACIGAAHPKWDERPLLVILKKPGMVLSRAEILKFFEGKVAKWWVPDDVIFVDEMPMTATGKLYKLKLRDQYKDYLLEPAEAKETK is encoded by the coding sequence ATGAGCCTGCTCGGAGACATGATCAATACACCGCTGCTGATTTCTTCGCTGCTACGGCAAGCTGCGAGTCATCATCGGCATACCGAAATAGTGTCGCGGCTTGATTCGGGCGAACACCGGACTACCTATCGCGATTGCGAGTCGCGTTCCAAACGGCTTGCCAAGGCACTGGCCAAGCTGGGGATGGTCAGCGGTGACCGGATCGGAACGCTGGCCTGGAATGACCATCGTCACCTTGAACTGTATTACGGCATATCCGGCAGCGGCCTGGTGTGCCATACCGTCAATCCGCGGCTGTTTGCGGATCAGGTTGCCTACATTATCAACCATGGCGGCGACCGGCTGGTATTCTTCGATGCCGGATTCCTGCCCCTGGTGGAAAGTATCGCCGGCCAATGCCCGGGTGTGCAAGCCTGGGTGTTGCTGGACCAGCCCGGCGCGCCAGCCACGCCTTTTCAAAAAAATCTGCTGCACTATGAAGCGCTTCTGGCAGAGCAGGACGATAGCTACGCCTGGCCGTCTTTCGACGAAAACAGCGCCTCCATGCTGTGCTACACCTCGGGCACCACCGGCGATCCGAAAGGCGTCCTCTACAGCCATCGGGCCACAGTGATCCATGCATATGTGTTCGCTTTGCCGGATTCGGCAAACCTTTCGGCCCGTGATGTGATCATGCCGGTGGTCCCCTTGTTTCACGCAAAGGCATGGGAATCACCGTATGCCGCACCCTTGGTCGGCGCAAAGCTGGTGCTGCCAGGATCGAAGCTGGACGGTGCATCCCTGTATGAATTGATGGAAAAGGAAGGCGTCACGATTTCGGTCGGGGTGCCGACCGTGTGGCTGAGTCTGCTGAATCACGTCAAGGATAACGGCTTGCGGTTTTCCAGCCTGAAGCGATTGCTGGTCGGCGGATCCTCGACGCCGCCTGCGATCGTCGCCGCCTATGCCGAACTTGGAGTTGAACTGCTGCAGGGATGGGGCATGACCGAGACCGCAGCGATCACGACTTGCACTAGCCCGCTCGCGTTGCATAAATCGCTGTCGCCGGAGGAAGTACGGCATCGGGTAAACGATAACCAGGGACGGATCGTCGCCGGCGCTGAAATGCGCATTGTCGATGACGAAAACCGGGAATTGCCATGGGATGGGGTCGCCAGCGGACATCTGCAGGTACGTGGACCATGGATCGCCGAGCGTTACTACCGCCATGCCGAGTCGGCACTGGTGGACGGCTGGCTTCCTACCGGTGATATCGCGCATATCGACGCCGACGGCTACATGAAAATTACCGATCGCAGCAAGGATGTCGTGAAGTCGGGCGGCGAATGGATTTCATCGATTGACATTGAAAACGTCGCAGCCGCCCACCCCGCGGTCCAGCTGGTTGCCTGCATTGGCGCCGCGCATCCAAAGTGGGACGAAAGGCCGCTTCTGGTCATCCTGAAGAAGCCGGGCATGGTTCTGAGCCGCGCGGAGATTCTCAAGTTTTTTGAAGGAAAGGTCGCCAAGTGGTGGGTGCCGGACGATGTCATTTTTGTCGATGAAATGCCAATGACGGCAACCGGCAAGCTATACAAACTGAAGCTGCGCGACCAATACAAGGATTATCTGCTCGAACCAGCAGAAGCAAAGGAAACGAAATGA
- a CDS encoding acetyl-CoA C-acetyltransferase has protein sequence MNDAFIYDHVRSPRGKGRATGALHEVTPVRLASQVLSALRQRNQFDPDSISDVGLGVVMPLGEQGADLARTAVLQAGYGDGVPGFQLNRFCTSGLDTVNMAAAAIMSGQASAGIGGGVESMSRVAIGSDGGACYTDPQVTQRFAYIPNGTCADLMAALGGFGRQDIDAYSVESQRRAAHARDHGYFAKSLTPVRDVLGQVLLDHDEAIRADTSMEDLAKLNPAFAAIGETGFDAVVLQRYPQLASIPHMHTSGSSSGIVDGACAMLIGDRAFGTRNGLKPRARIRGFMSIASEPNMGLGGPMPVTKKLLERLGMSIADIDLFEVNEAFAVVPMTYMREFNIPHERINVNGGAIALGHPLGATGAILLGTVLDELERRNLNTGLVTLCAAIGQATATVIERV, from the coding sequence ATGAACGATGCATTTATTTATGATCATGTGCGCAGTCCCCGTGGCAAAGGCCGCGCCACCGGCGCATTGCATGAAGTAACGCCAGTCCGGCTGGCGAGCCAGGTATTGTCGGCACTGCGGCAGCGCAACCAGTTCGACCCTGATTCAATCAGTGATGTGGGGCTCGGTGTCGTGATGCCTTTGGGCGAACAGGGCGCAGACCTCGCGCGCACAGCGGTCCTGCAAGCAGGCTATGGCGATGGCGTACCTGGCTTTCAGCTCAACCGCTTTTGCACTTCCGGACTGGACACCGTCAACATGGCTGCTGCAGCAATCATGTCCGGACAAGCTTCTGCCGGTATCGGCGGCGGCGTGGAATCCATGTCGCGCGTTGCCATCGGGTCGGATGGCGGCGCCTGCTATACCGACCCGCAAGTGACGCAACGCTTCGCGTATATTCCGAACGGCACCTGTGCCGACCTGATGGCGGCCCTGGGAGGATTTGGCCGCCAAGATATTGATGCCTATTCGGTGGAAAGCCAGCGCCGCGCAGCGCATGCCCGTGATCATGGCTATTTTGCCAAGTCGCTGACGCCGGTGCGCGACGTGCTCGGTCAGGTTTTGCTTGATCACGACGAAGCGATTCGCGCCGACACCTCGATGGAGGATCTCGCCAAGCTCAATCCAGCCTTTGCCGCGATTGGCGAAACCGGATTCGACGCCGTGGTCCTGCAACGCTATCCCCAGCTGGCATCCATCCCCCACATGCACACCAGTGGCAGTTCAAGCGGCATCGTCGATGGCGCGTGCGCCATGCTGATTGGCGATCGCGCGTTCGGTACCCGAAACGGACTCAAGCCGAGGGCGCGCATTCGCGGCTTCATGTCGATTGCCAGCGAACCGAATATGGGCCTTGGTGGTCCGATGCCGGTCACGAAGAAACTGCTTGAACGTCTGGGCATGTCGATTGCCGATATTGACCTGTTTGAAGTCAATGAAGCATTCGCTGTGGTGCCCATGACCTATATGCGGGAATTCAATATTCCACACGAACGCATCAATGTGAATGGCGGCGCCATTGCCCTTGGTCACCCGCTCGGCGCGACCGGCGCCATTCTGCTCGGCACGGTGCTGGACGAACTGGAGCGGCGCAATCTCAATACCGGTCTGGTCACCTTGTGTGCAGCGATCGGGCAAGCGACCGCGACCGTAATTGAGCGCGTCTGA